Proteins from one bacterium genomic window:
- a CDS encoding response regulator transcription factor, which yields MNKSVFIVEDETDMLNLLDFILTKEGFEVFKFNKAEKALAEVESLMPDLVLLDVMLPDMSGLELCKKIKDNPKTSDIPVIILTSRNDEYDVILGFNFGCSDYITKPFNEKILTARIKATIEKSCKNCPCGKQNGIVKVGKLLIDLSKFEVSIKNKLVDLTPLEFKLLHFLTKNQNKVYTRQQLFRELYEDEDNRSDRAIDILINRIRKKIGSYGNNVESIYGVGYSFKNFKEQDSENCKAV from the coding sequence GTGAATAAATCAGTTTTTATAGTTGAAGATGAAACGGATATGTTGAATTTATTGGATTTTATCCTGACAAAAGAAGGATTTGAAGTCTTTAAATTTAATAAAGCGGAAAAAGCTTTAGCAGAAGTCGAATCGCTCATGCCTGATCTGGTACTTCTTGATGTTATGTTGCCTGATATGAGCGGATTAGAGCTTTGTAAAAAAATAAAAGACAATCCGAAAACTTCAGATATTCCCGTAATAATTCTTACTTCAAGAAATGATGAATATGATGTTATTCTGGGATTTAATTTCGGGTGTTCTGACTATATAACCAAGCCGTTTAATGAAAAAATTCTTACCGCAAGAATAAAAGCTACAATAGAAAAATCATGCAAAAATTGTCCTTGCGGCAAACAAAATGGCATTGTTAAAGTCGGCAAATTACTAATTGATCTTTCAAAGTTCGAGGTATCAATAAAAAATAAACTTGTTGATTTAACACCTCTTGAATTTAAACTTTTGCATTTTTTAACAAAAAATCAAAATAAAGTTTATACAAGACAGCAATTATTCAGAGAACTTTATGAAGATGAAGATAACCGGAGCGATAGAGCTATCGATATTTTGATTAACAGGATAAGAAAAAAAATAGGGTCGTACGGAAATAACGTCGAATCTATTTATGGAGTCGGTTATAGTTTCAAAAATTTCAAAGAACAGGATTCGGAAAATTGCAAAGCGGTTTAA